From a single Lolium rigidum isolate FL_2022 chromosome 7, APGP_CSIRO_Lrig_0.1, whole genome shotgun sequence genomic region:
- the LOC124676049 gene encoding NAC transcription factor NAM-B2-like — MGSPDSSSGSAPPRHQQPPPPQRGSAPELPPGFRFHPTDEELVVHYLKKKAAKVPLPVTIIAEVDLYKFDPWELPEKATFGEQEWYFFSPRDRKYPNGARPNRAATSGYWKATGTDKPILASGTAREKVGVKKALVFYRGKPPKGLKTNWIMHEYRLTDGSSSTATANRPPPVAGGSRTASLRLDDWVLCRIYKKINKAAALDHLQRSMECEDSVEDAVTAYTPYATAGMAGAGSNYGSLLHHHSSHEENNFLDGLLTADDGGGLSAGAASLSHLAAAARASPGTTKQLLAPSSSTPFNWLDASTVGILPQARNFPGFSRSRNVGSMSLSSTADMDNGGGGGNAVNTMSAFMSPLAVQDGAYHQQHVILGTSLPPEASAAAASGFQNPVQISGVNWNP; from the exons ATGGGAAGCCCGGATTCGTCGTCCGGCTCCGCGCCGCCACGGCATCAGCAACCACCGCCGCCGCAAAGGGGCTCGGCGCCGGAGCTCCCTCCGGGGTTCCGGTTCCACCCCACGGACGAGGAGCTGGTTGTCCACTACCTCAAGAAGAAGGCTGCCAAGGTGCCCCTCCCCGTCACCATCATCGCCGAGGTCGACCTCTACAAGTTCGACCCATGGGAGCTCCCCG AGAAGGCGACGTTCGGGGAGCAGGAGTGGTACTTCTTCAGCCCGCGCGACCGCAAGTACCCCAACGGCGCGCGGCCCAACAGGGCGGCCACGTCGGGGTACTGGAAGGCCACCGGCACCGACAAGCCCATCCTCGCGTCGGGGACCGCCCGGGAGAAGGTCGGCGTCAAGAAGGCGCTCGTCTTCTACCGCGGCAAGCCGCCCAAAGGTCTAAAGACCAACTGGATCATGCACGAGTACCGCCTCACCGACGGCTCTAGCTCCACCGCCACCGCAAACCGGCCGCCGCCCGTCGCCGGCGGGAGCAGGACTGCCTCTCTCAGG CTGGACGACTGGGTGCTATGCCGCATATACAAGAAGATCAACAAGGCCGCGGCCCTGGATCATCTGCAGAGGAGCATGGAGTGCGAAGACTCCGTGGAGGACGCCGTCACCGCGTACACGCCGTATGCCACGGCGGGCATGGCCGGCGCAGGCAGCAACTACGGCtcactgctccatcatcacagcAGCCACGAGGAGAATAACTTCCTTGACGGACTGCTCACCGCGGATGACGGCGGCGGCCTCTCTGCGGGCGCGGCCTCGCTGAGCCACCTCGCcgcggcggcgagggcgagcCCGGGTACCACCAAGCAGCTCCTCGCTCCGTCGTCTTCGACCCCGTTCAACTGGCTCGACGCGTCCACGGTGGGGATCCTTCCGCAGGCAAGGAATTTTCCTGGGTTTAGCAGGAGCAGAAACGTCGGCAGTATGTCGCTGTCCTCAACGGCCGACATGGacaacggcggcggtggcggcaatGCGGTAAACACCATGTCTGCATTCATGAGCCCTCTTGCCGTGCAAGACGGGGCCTACCACCAACAGCATGTCATCCTCGGCACCTCCCTGCCGCCGGAAGccagcgccgccgcggcctcTGGTTTTCAGAATCCAGTTCAAATATCCGGCGTGAACTGGAATCCCTGA